TAAATGTGGATTGATTTTGGACAGGGATTGGAATGCGGCACTGATGATTCTAAAAGTAGCCTTGAGTACGGTAGGGCATACCGGAACTTGGATCGAAGATCCGAACGCTTCAGGAGATTTGGCCGCTACTTTGGTTGGAGTAATCCAGTCGCAAGCAAGCTGAGTCTATGAATGAAGAATCCCCGTCCCTTTAGGGCTCTTGAGTGTCAAATTCATCAAGACCGGAAAACCTCATGATTGCGCTATATCTGGTTTGGTCATCCGATTTTAGATTTTGGATTTTGCATTTTGGATTGGCTGGGCTTTGAAAGATTGGCAGTAATGAACAGTGAACAGATCGACGATCGAGATTTTCCTCCCTAACCCCTAACCCCTAATCCCTAATCCCTAACCCCTAACCCCTAATCCCTAATCCCTAACCCCTAATCCCTAATCCCTAATCCCTAACCCCTAACCCCTAACCCCTAACCCCTAGCCCCTAGCCCCGACGCCCTCATGTTAATCTCGCTGCGGATTGAAAATTTTGCTCTCATCGATCGCCTGGAGTTAGTATTCGGCCAAGGTTTGAATGTCTTGACTGGCGAAACTGGGGCGGGAAAGTCGATTATTCTCGATGCGATCGATGCGGCTTTGGGAGGTAAAGTTACCAGTAGGTCGATTCGCACAGGCGCACAACGCGCTCTGGTGGAGGCGACTTTTAAACTGACGCCGGACTTGGCCCAATGGCTCAACGAGCAAGAAATTGACCTTCTGGATGAAATTTCTTTGGTTTGCAGTCGCGAAATGACGACAAATCAAACTGTCCTGCGTAGCAGTCGATCGCGCATCAATGGGGTGGTGGTCAATCGACAGCAGATCGAGCAATTGCGATCGCGTGTTGTGGAAATTACAGCTCAAGGTCAAAGCGTTCTGATCGGGCAACCAGCCCATCAACGTGACTGCTTGGACAGTTTTGGCGGTGCCCCCCTGCTTCAGCAACGACGAGCGGTTTTTCAGGCATATACAGCCTGTCAAGAGGCATTTGCTCACCTGGAAGGGCGACGGCAATCAGAGCAAATGCGCTTGCAAAAGTTAGACTTACTGGAATTTCAACTCAAAGAACTGAGTGCCGCTAAACTCGAAGAACCCGATGAATTAGAACATCTCGACCAAGAACGTCAGCGCCTCAGTCATGTGGTAGAACTGCAAAAGCAAAGCTATCAGGTATATCAGGCTCTATATCAAAATGATGGCGAGGCGGATGCGGCGGCGGACATTCTGGGTGAAGCAGAAGCGACTCTCATCGATATGGTGAACTACGATGTGCAGCTGCAACCGATCTTAGATATGGTAAGCGCTGCTTTGGCTCAGGTGGAGGAAGCGGGACGACAAATTAATGCCTACGGTGAAGGTTTGGAAGCCGATCCGCAGCGCTTGGAAACGGTGGAACAGCGCATCCGAGACCTGAAGCAAATTTGCCGCAAGTATGGCCCGAATCTGGCAGAGGCGATCGCATATACCGAGCGCATCCAAACTGAGTTAGAAGAACTGCAAGGCGGCGGTCAGTCGATCGAAGTGTTAGAGCAAATATATCAAGAGCGAAAAGCCATTCTTGTGGAAGCTTGTGCCGATCTGACACAATTGCGTCGCAGCGCCGCTGGTGAACTGGAAGCACGCTTGGTATCGGGACTGAAACCTCTAGCAATGGAAAAAGTGCAGTTTAAAGTCGAGATCGCTCCGAGTCCCCCTACGGCTGCCGGTGCTGACAAGATTACCTTTTTGTTCAGTCCCAATCCAGGCGAGCCTTTACATCCTTTGACAGAAACTGCCTCTGGGGGAGAAATGAGTCGTTTTTTACTGGCTCTCAAGTCATGTTTCACTCAGGTAGATTCTGTGGGAACACTAATATTTGATGAGATTGATGTAGGGGTTTCCGGTAGAGTGGCGGCGGCGATCGCTCAAAAACTCCATCAACTATCCGTACATCATCAAGTCCTTTGCGTGACCCACCAACCCCTGATTGCTGCTATGGCCGATCGTCACTTCCGAGTCCATAAACAAGTCATCGATACTCAAGACTCACAAATCCCCGATCGCCATCTATCCAACGCTCAGAACTCAGATGTTCGCACTGTGGTGAGGGTGTCTTCCCTGGATAACCATCTCACTCGCAGCGAAGAACTGGCTCAGCTTGCTGGCGGACACTTTGCCACTGAAGAGATCTCCTTCGCCTTCGGCGAATCCCTGCTCGCACAAGCTGCTTCTCGCCGTCAAAGGCAGCAATTGCCACCCAGTTCTCAGTCTGAA
This DNA window, taken from Aerosakkonema funiforme FACHB-1375, encodes the following:
- the recN gene encoding DNA repair protein RecN → MLISLRIENFALIDRLELVFGQGLNVLTGETGAGKSIILDAIDAALGGKVTSRSIRTGAQRALVEATFKLTPDLAQWLNEQEIDLLDEISLVCSREMTTNQTVLRSSRSRINGVVVNRQQIEQLRSRVVEITAQGQSVLIGQPAHQRDCLDSFGGAPLLQQRRAVFQAYTACQEAFAHLEGRRQSEQMRLQKLDLLEFQLKELSAAKLEEPDELEHLDQERQRLSHVVELQKQSYQVYQALYQNDGEADAAADILGEAEATLIDMVNYDVQLQPILDMVSAALAQVEEAGRQINAYGEGLEADPQRLETVEQRIRDLKQICRKYGPNLAEAIAYTERIQTELEELQGGGQSIEVLEQIYQERKAILVEACADLTQLRRSAAGELEARLVSGLKPLAMEKVQFKVEIAPSPPTAAGADKITFLFSPNPGEPLHPLTETASGGEMSRFLLALKSCFTQVDSVGTLIFDEIDVGVSGRVAAAIAQKLHQLSVHHQVLCVTHQPLIAAMADRHFRVHKQVIDTQDSQIPDRHLSNAQNSDVRTVVRVSSLDNHLTRSEELAQLAGGHFATEEISFAFGESLLAQAASRRQRQQLPPSSQSESLPDSDSQTESAIDRTLNNP